The following DNA comes from Watersipora subatra chromosome 8, tzWatSuba1.1, whole genome shotgun sequence.
TTTCAATCACGCCTGAGCCTCTAGATCTTTAATAGCTTCGCAGGAAAACTGCACCAGTGCCGAGTTAATTTGGCTAATGAAAGACATTGACTTTGTGACCTCGCAAGATATCGTTGCATAAAATTGTCCCATTGTGCAAATACGCATCAAAGCGCTCAACATGTTTTGTAGCAATGGGCTGAATATTACCGCAGAGATAGATTACTCTTCTGCGTATGGACCGACAATGGGATTGAGCGGATAAATCGACATTTCAAGCTACAAAATTTGCGATACCGAACTTGTAATACACTTTCTCGCGTGTTGCACATTCTAATCTCTCAATTCGTCTTAGAGCTCTTTGAAAAGTATGTTCTCAAAACTATGTCTTCACTGAATTTTCTGCAATGCACTTCCACATTGGAAGTCTCACAAGCTCCACTCACTGATAGTCCACATGTAGCTCCAAGATTGAATGTGACCACAACAAACTATTAGATGCACTAACTGAGACAGCTTTGTTTACAGTTGTGCAGGAAAGTATTGGATATATTGAGAAGTCTTACTTTGTATGTATTTGTAATATGGGGTTCAAGGCTTTTCCAGCATTTTATGTGGATGGCAAACAATTCCTTTTACTGCACATAACTCCAAAAACCTGAGTTTCTGAAAAGTCATGTGTTGCTGCTTTTTTTAGCAATCGCCATTGCATGTACATTGGCAATCCGATCTGAATACGGTGAGATGCCCCTTCTATAATCCCATTCACATCACTCTTATCTGTGTGGCAAATCTAACCATTTCCGCTCACCCGAGTTTACCATGGACAGTGCGGTTATTATCATGAGGTTGTGTGATTGGATTCGAAAGGGATTGAGATGTGATTTATTTATCCAGCTACAGGTGAATGTCCTGGTCTGGTGCTTTAACCTTTGCTATGATTAACAAATTTCGGAATGGTATATCAAGTAAGTAATtgatgttatacatgtattcatGTTTGCATATCAGCATTGATACAATATTACGCCTTGATATTAATTTTTACATATCATTTCATCACTTTACTGCACAtcatattttttacattttataatatttataatatgaacaaaaatacatatacagcatatataaaattatatatatatactacatagtatatattgtatagcaCAGCATATCTTGTGGTGTTTTGTCTAGATGCATACTTTAATCTTCTGTGTGTTGGCTACTCTAAACTTCATGATAATTTGCTTTTTAGGTATCATATTAACAATGACATGTGTTCTGGCTTGCGGCGAGTGTACAGCTCCGACATACCAGAATACCTGTGAAATCGACCCAAAGAGATGGTCAAAGCGTGTCAAACCATGAGAGTTTTTGACGAGGCACTTGCTGGTAATGTGCAACTATCGAGTTTTGAGGCCGGCATGTACGAGGTTCTGGGTGATTCGGAAAAAAGTAGTCACTCTTGATCCCTCATATGAGTGCTATGACTTCTAGCAGCATCTGAATCCATGTAAGCATGCGTTTGCAGTTTTAGCCTATAAAACGGAAGGCTTTATGAACCTGTCTCCTGAATATGTGCCGAGTCCGTGGTTTTCACTTGATGAAGACATCATGTCATGTACACAATTCTCTCCAACAAAAGAGCAACAAATTAGGTATTCAGATCCAGCAAGCCCATCTACTTCCTGTATCAAGAATGCTTACACCGCTGAACCCCTATTATAAGAAAAACAACAATCAAATATTACCATATGACTAAATTAGTAACAGTGAATTTCAATTCAGCTCACATTTTTGCAGTGATAGCATTTACAGATATCTATAACAACTAGGATGAGCAGCGAGTCAGCTAACAAACCGTTGTAACAGGAAATGGTTTCTTATTCTAACATGAACTATACCCTTCCTTATACCTGACTGAGTGCATTCAACCAACAGTGTGACGAATAACAACATGTATAGGATTTACCACTCACCGTGAACACAAAATCAAAAGAGAAAGTCGGCCTCCTCGCTAGTCACTATATATTGATGGGGGAGGGTCACATGTCTTCTAGACGTTAAGCCGTATCCATTAGTTTCAGTAACCATAACCTCTGGTAGTCTATTTAGTCTGTGGTTCTTAATTCCTGAACATGTCacagtatgaatatataacatgctcTTTTGTTCAAACTACAACGCTTAATCCAAATACAAATACAAATTCCAATGTCAATACACTCAATGTTCACCTAAGCGCAACCACTACTAACAGAGCAGGTAATCTCTTATCAAACAAGCGTTAAATCCACTCAAGCAGAGTTCTCAAGCCAAGCAGGCTAAATAATCACAAAAGCTTTAAATCATAATTAATCATAATTACTAAATTTCCAAGatcagataaatatatatacagttttcTACTAACCCGCTAATCTGTTGACTTACTCATCTTTTTTTCGGTCATCTGTTACCGCAAATCTAACAATTTTAATCACAACCCAATCCATCTCAATCTACATCTAACATGTAACATCTCTCCTCATCTTCATTTAACAACTGACAGTTATCCATACTAACACTCTCTCCATACCAATTGGTCTTTCTAAGCTCCAGTTCCATTGCCACTGGGTTACCTGTAACTTTTAGCTCAGAGCCAGGAAGCTGGCCTTAATTGTCGATCCTTTGGCTCGGAACCAGCAAtctggtcgtcattgccacacttaacttttggctcagaaccagcaagctggcCTTCATTGCCGCTCTTTGTCTaagaaccagcaagctggtcgtcattgccactcttAACGACGGAGCTTTCAGGTTGGACCTCCTCTTTGggttcctcaaccttactctccaCACTACTAGCATCTCTGCTAGGAACTACTCTCACAACGGAGATTTCAGGTTGGATCTCATCTTTGgattcctcaaccttactctccttCCTAGTAGCAGGTAGAGAACTTGCGTTCTTGGCGCTTCTCCTCTGAGCCCTCTTTTGCTTTACAGCAGCCAAGAGCATCAGAGCCTCTCTATACTCCCTCGCACTTTCAACCTCCTCCTCCAACTCTCTCCCGTCCTTCTCTATAGCAGACAATGCGTGTTTGTACTGCTCCTCTACTTCCCTCCTCCTATGCAAGAGCATAGCTCTCCTCTGCTCAGTGGCAGCCTCGGCCAAAACAGACTCGGACTCAATCTCCTCTACAAAACTATCAACCTTAGCAACAAAGGGTAAACTCGAACTAGGCATTTTCAACTTAGAATCAGGTCCACTATTGCTACTATCCTCTACCCTACGCTTAATACCAGCTACAATCTCTTTATAAGAAGACCCACCCAGAGTACAACTTTCAAGTCTATGGTCTAACCCTCCACAAAATCTACACAATTTTTTCTTACAATCTCGAGCATAATGACCTTGACCTTTACAGTTATAACAAATGAACCCAGG
Coding sequences within:
- the LOC137401598 gene encoding MAP7 domain-containing protein 2-like encodes the protein MLMASAGESPRGGGAEKGGAGRDGCRAANRGLKVTKGAESNLVFSKQKGSESEEIESESVLAEAATEQRRAMLLHRRREVEEQYKHALSAIEKDGRELEEEVESAREYREALMLLAAVKQKRAQRRSAKNASSLPATRKESKVEESKDEIQPEISVVRVVPSRDASSVESKVEEPKEEVQPESSVVKSGNDDQLAGS